A genomic region of Phycisphaerae bacterium contains the following coding sequences:
- a CDS encoding FHA domain-containing protein, whose translation MSTLTPQTTVSNRPTIPPAGPRFRLSTAGPSGHAQCETTQPVLLIGSRRDCDLPLNDPEVSKIHCAVIHTGRGLLVCDLCSRSGTYLNGAAVRVAALRAGDALRIGGANITLEALPAPAQHAEQPISRADTPAPRLTLGAHTVDLTAGVVVVGRRRTCDLVLDTPDTSLAHALIFVFDGYPAVCDLGSRSGTFVNGERAQLAWIRGGDHLVIGGETLAVACESGAPAAPPARTTASLQETTASVTPQAHPPASAASDSRTIEHWLRAALSDLAVSRQKAQDRALRLDRRAAELETLATLLDVQSAHLERTKAELAKRAAEVEQAANEARDRLALALSHEQAVTAAWEELDRWHARREAAFQDHLASLPPAPRPKRPGADLPGLPDAPPVARPFPRADTPPPTAPGAGNA comes from the coding sequence ATGAGCACACTGACTCCACAAACCACCGTCTCGAACCGTCCGACCATTCCTCCCGCCGGTCCGCGGTTCCGGCTCTCAACCGCCGGCCCCAGCGGACATGCACAGTGCGAGACCACCCAACCCGTCCTGCTCATCGGCAGTCGCCGCGATTGCGATCTGCCGCTGAACGACCCGGAGGTCTCCAAGATCCACTGTGCCGTCATCCACACCGGCCGCGGACTGCTCGTTTGCGACCTCTGCAGCCGCAGCGGCACCTACCTCAACGGCGCCGCCGTACGCGTCGCCGCGCTGCGTGCCGGCGATGCCCTCCGGATCGGCGGCGCGAACATCACACTCGAAGCCCTGCCCGCCCCTGCTCAGCACGCCGAGCAGCCGATTTCACGCGCGGATACTCCCGCGCCACGGCTGACACTCGGCGCGCACACGGTGGATCTCACCGCGGGCGTCGTCGTCGTCGGTCGCCGGCGCACCTGCGACCTCGTCCTCGACACGCCCGATACCTCGCTTGCACACGCCCTGATCTTCGTCTTCGACGGCTATCCTGCGGTCTGCGACCTCGGCAGCCGCAGTGGCACCTTCGTCAACGGCGAGCGGGCACAGCTCGCCTGGATACGCGGCGGCGATCACCTCGTGATCGGCGGCGAAACCCTCGCCGTGGCGTGCGAGTCCGGGGCTCCTGCAGCGCCACCTGCGAGGACGACGGCGTCACTTCAGGAGACCACCGCGTCCGTCACGCCGCAGGCTCATCCTCCTGCCTCCGCCGCCAGCGATTCACGCACCATCGAGCACTGGCTCCGCGCCGCGCTGAGCGATCTCGCGGTCTCCCGCCAGAAGGCCCAGGACCGCGCGCTACGCCTCGACCGCCGCGCGGCCGAGCTCGAGACGCTCGCCACGCTGCTCGACGTGCAATCGGCGCATCTCGAACGCACAAAGGCCGAGCTCGCCAAGCGCGCCGCAGAAGTCGAACAGGCGGCCAACGAGGCCCGCGACCGCCTGGCCCTCGCACTCAGCCACGAACAGGCGGTGACCGCCGCGTGGGAGGAGCTGGACCGCTGGCACGCCCGACGCGAAGCCGCGTTCCAGGATCACCTGGCGTCCCTTCCGCCGGCACCCCGCCCGAAGCGGCCGGGTGCCGACCTGCCCGGGCTGCCCGATGCACCCCCTGTAGCGCGCCCGTTCCCGCGGGCCGACACACCGCCCCCCACCGCACCGGGTGCCGGCAACGCCTGA